Proteins encoded within one genomic window of Solibaculum mannosilyticum:
- a CDS encoding dihydrofolate reductase family protein — translation MEKRPYIICHMVQSIDGKVTGNFLTNDGCQSATESYYQINRDFHADAFACGRVTMEGSFTGGWYPDLSPFQGITIPREDYVADAKSGYFAVAFDRHGKLGWKTSKIIDDDPGYGNAHIIEVVCEDTSDAYLAYLKSIGVSYVFAGDTELNLATALEKLKMKFGIDMLLLEGGSVINGVFQQENLVDELSLVIAPITGEPEDKPLFMDSIMTTFILDNIKTLEDSAVWLRYKRRDLA, via the coding sequence ATGGAAAAACGGCCCTATATCATTTGTCATATGGTGCAGTCCATCGATGGAAAGGTCACAGGCAATTTCCTTACAAACGACGGATGTCAATCCGCAACCGAAAGTTATTACCAGATTAACCGCGATTTTCATGCTGATGCATTTGCCTGCGGCCGAGTGACCATGGAAGGCAGTTTTACCGGCGGCTGGTATCCGGATTTATCGCCTTTTCAAGGGATAACTATCCCTCGCGAAGATTATGTGGCCGATGCAAAATCTGGATATTTTGCAGTTGCGTTTGACAGACATGGCAAACTGGGATGGAAAACGAGTAAGATCATCGACGATGACCCTGGATATGGCAATGCTCATATCATTGAAGTGGTGTGTGAAGATACGTCAGATGCCTACCTTGCTTATTTAAAGAGCATAGGAGTATCCTATGTATTCGCCGGAGACACAGAGTTGAATCTGGCAACCGCACTGGAAAAGCTGAAAATGAAGTTTGGTATTGATATGTTACTCTTAGAGGGAGGAAGCGTTATAAACGGGGTCTTCCAACAGGAAAATCTAGTGGATGAACTCAGCCTTGTGATAGCGCCCATTACCGGCGAACCAGAAGATAAACCCTTGTTTATGGACAGCATCATGACAACGTTTATTTTGGACAATATAAAGACACTAGAAGATTCGGCCGTATGGCTCAGATATAAAAGGAGAGATTTAGCATGA